One window of the Actinomyces procaprae genome contains the following:
- a CDS encoding FecCD family ABC transporter permease: MTTALAPHGPARASRTGRQLAALGVVLILLALAVVCSIAFGARVVGIGEILGGLAGDGGSLGALAVAERVPRTATALIAGSALGISGALMQAVTRNPIADPGILGINTGASLAIVAAIAFVHISTLWEYLWVALVGATLTAVAVYAIGSLGPGGATPVKLALAGVATSAAMSSLISAIMLPRAEGLTDFRFWQVGSLGRGTWAALATVAPFLLAAALLAASVARPLNSLALGEEMAVGLGVRVGRTRLLASAAGVIACATTTALAGPIGFVGLMVPHAVRMLVGPDNRWLLPLSALGGAALLTFADVLGRVIARPGEVSVGVVTAFVGAPVLIAIARGAKVREL, translated from the coding sequence GTGACCACCGCACTCGCACCGCACGGCCCCGCACGCGCCAGCCGCACCGGCCGGCAGCTGGCGGCGCTCGGCGTCGTCCTCATCCTGTTGGCACTCGCCGTGGTCTGCTCGATCGCCTTCGGCGCGCGCGTGGTCGGCATCGGAGAGATCCTGGGCGGACTGGCCGGCGACGGCGGTTCGCTCGGCGCGCTGGCGGTTGCCGAGCGGGTGCCGCGCACCGCCACCGCCCTGATCGCGGGATCGGCGCTCGGGATCTCGGGAGCGCTCATGCAGGCGGTCACTCGTAACCCCATTGCGGACCCGGGGATTCTCGGCATTAACACCGGGGCGTCGCTGGCGATCGTCGCCGCCATCGCCTTCGTGCACATATCCACCCTGTGGGAGTACCTGTGGGTGGCGCTGGTCGGCGCGACCCTCACCGCCGTCGCGGTGTACGCGATCGGGTCCCTCGGTCCCGGCGGCGCCACCCCGGTGAAGCTGGCGCTGGCGGGCGTGGCCACGAGCGCCGCGATGTCCTCCCTGATCAGTGCGATCATGCTGCCGCGCGCCGAGGGGCTGACCGACTTCCGCTTCTGGCAGGTCGGTTCGCTGGGTCGGGGCACTTGGGCCGCACTGGCGACGGTCGCGCCGTTCCTGCTGGCCGCCGCACTGTTGGCGGCCTCGGTCGCCCGCCCGCTGAACTCCCTGGCGCTGGGCGAGGAGATGGCCGTGGGGCTGGGGGTCCGGGTGGGACGAACCCGCCTGCTGGCCTCGGCCGCCGGCGTGATCGCCTGTGCGACGACGACGGCGCTGGCCGGCCCGATCGGCTTCGTCGGGCTGATGGTGCCGCATGCCGTGCGCATGCTGGTGGGTCCGGACAACCGGTGGCTGCTGCCGCTGTCGGCGCTGGGCGGGGCGGCGCTGCTGACCTTCGCGGATGTGCTGGGGCGGGTGATCGCCCGTCCCGGCGAGGTGAGCGTGGGCGTGGTGACCGCCTTCGTGGGTGCGCCTGTGCTGATTGCGATCGCCCGCGGCGCGAAGGTGCGTGAGTTGTGA
- a CDS encoding iron-siderophore ABC transporter substrate-binding protein, which translates to MTVSRKSFLLGGLAVPAAAILAACGSDSSSGTSASTASAEEITVEHVFGSTAIPAGASRFTAIAWGNHDVALALDVMPAGLSRQTWGVADDSGMLEWTKQKVDELAAAGATRPVLFDDTDGYDYEAIAATSPDVILAAYSGLSQEEYDTLSKIAPTIAYPEVPWGTKWRDMIRLDSQAMGLASQGESLISDLEQQIADAVAASPQIAGKSAAFFYMSQSDTSTIGFYTTADPRTAFMTDLGMTIPASVQKVSDDDPGVFFSDVSSENADQVADVDVMIMYGEESDLAALQADPLVGTIPAIKHGAVAFVGNGTPLSASTNPGPLSIPWGIDDYVALIAAAADKADAASA; encoded by the coding sequence GTGACCGTCTCCCGTAAGTCCTTCCTGCTGGGCGGCCTGGCCGTCCCCGCCGCCGCGATCCTGGCCGCCTGCGGCTCTGACTCATCCAGCGGCACCTCCGCCTCCACCGCGAGCGCCGAGGAGATCACCGTCGAGCACGTCTTCGGCAGCACCGCCATCCCCGCGGGCGCCTCACGCTTCACTGCGATCGCCTGGGGCAATCACGACGTCGCCCTGGCCCTGGACGTCATGCCCGCCGGCCTGTCCCGCCAGACATGGGGCGTCGCGGACGACTCCGGCATGCTGGAGTGGACCAAGCAGAAGGTCGACGAGCTGGCGGCCGCCGGCGCCACCCGGCCTGTCCTGTTCGATGACACCGACGGCTACGACTACGAGGCCATCGCCGCCACCTCCCCCGACGTGATCCTGGCCGCCTACTCGGGACTCAGCCAGGAGGAGTACGACACCCTCAGCAAGATTGCGCCGACGATCGCCTACCCGGAGGTTCCCTGGGGCACCAAGTGGCGGGACATGATCCGCCTGGACTCCCAGGCGATGGGCCTGGCGTCCCAGGGCGAGTCCCTCATCTCCGACCTGGAGCAGCAGATCGCCGACGCCGTCGCCGCCTCCCCGCAGATCGCCGGGAAATCCGCGGCATTCTTCTACATGAGCCAGTCCGACACCTCCACGATCGGGTTCTACACGACCGCCGACCCGCGCACCGCCTTCATGACCGACCTGGGCATGACCATCCCCGCATCCGTGCAGAAGGTCTCCGATGACGACCCGGGAGTCTTCTTCAGCGACGTCTCCAGCGAGAACGCCGACCAGGTGGCCGACGTCGACGTGATGATCATGTACGGGGAGGAGTCCGACCTGGCGGCGCTGCAGGCGGACCCGCTGGTGGGCACGATCCCGGCGATCAAGCACGGCGCGGTGGCCTTCGTCGGCAACGGGACGCCGCTGTCCGCCTCCACCAACCCCGGCCCGCTGTCCATCCCCTGGGGCATTGATGACTACGTGGCCCTGATTGCCGCGGCCGCCGACAAGGCGGACGCAGCCTCCGCCTGA